GCTGTTTTCTTCGTTTTCTGAAAAAGAGATAGAGGAAATTGCGAAGTATCTTAATTATGAAGTATTTCCGGAAGGAGAAGTTCTCTTTGAAGAGGGAGACCCGGGGGACTGGATATTTTTTATAGTAAAAGGTAAAGTAGGGCTTTTCCGTTCTGACCCTTTTGGGAACGATGTAAAAGTGGCTGCAATTGATGCCGGGACTCCTTTAGGTGAGCTTTCTTTTTTCAGTGACCATTACCATTCTTCTAAAGCGGTTGCTTTGAAGGAAACTCATGCCTTAGTTCTTGATAAAGAAGGGTATGAGAAGTTAAAGCAGGAAGACCCTGCTCTTGCTGTTAAGTTACTTGAAATGATAACACGCGTTATAGCTGAAAGGTTGAAAGAGATGAACAAAAAATTTGTGGACACAGTGTGCTTTATATGGGGTGGACCTAAAGGTTAGTATAATTGTGCCCACGATTTTTACAGGGGAGATGGTTTGAAGGAACTTCTAAAGAGGATTCCTAAAGTAGATTACTTTTTGAATGATAAAGATTTGTTGTTTCTTTTGGGGGACAAGCCCAGGTATCTTCTTCTGAAAGCTATAAGAGATGTTTTAGATGAGGTAAGACAAGATATACTCAGCGGTAAGAAAGTAGAGCCTGAACCTGATTTCCTTAAGGAAAAGATAAAGCAGAAGCTTAAGGGTTTTTTGAGACCTAAACTTCACAGAGTTATTAACGCCACTGGAGTTGTTCTTCATACCAATCTTGGAAGAGCCGTAATATCTGAAGAGGTAGCAGAATATTTAAAAGAACTTATTACCGGTTATTCAAATCTTGAATATGACCTTCAAAAAGGGAGGAGAGGGTTAAGGTATAGGAATTTAGAGTGGATATTAAAAGAGCTAACAGGAGCTGAAGACGTTTGTGTTGTAAACAACAACGCTGGAGCAGTTCTATTAGTTCTCTCGGCTCTTTCTAAGGGAAAAGAGGTTGTTGTTTCAAGGGGTGAGCTTATAGAGATAGGTGGTTCTTTTCGTATCCCGGAAGTTATGGAACAGAGCGGTGCAATTCTGAAAGAGGTGGGAACGACAAATAAGACACATCTTAGAGATTATGAGAACGCTATTTCTGAAAATACAGGGCTTTTGTTAAAGGTTCATACAAGTAACTACAAAATTATGGGCTTTACTGCTTCTGTTTCCACAGAAGAGCTTGTTAGATTGGGGAAAAAGTATGGCATTCCTGTTTATGAAGATTTGGGTAGTGGAAGCTTTATAGATGTGAGGAAAATAGGACTTTCTTACGAGCCTACGGTTCAGGACGTTCTTAAAGCTGGCGTTGACGTTGTTTCTTTTAGCGGTGATAAACTTTTGGGTGGCGCTCAGGCGGGAATAATATTGGGTAAAAAGCAGTATTTAGAAAGAATAAAGAAGCATCCTTTGAATAGAGCTTTACGTATAGATAAAATGACTTTAGCGGTGCTTGAAAATACGCTTGTCTACTATCTTGATGAAAAGTTGGCTTTTGAGAAAGTTCCTACGTGGCGTTTGCTTTCTCAAACCCAAGAAGAGATAAAGAGGAAAGCAGAAAAATTAATTCAGTTATTGAAAGAGAAAAATTTCCCAGCCAGAA
This region of Desulfurobacterium pacificum genomic DNA includes:
- a CDS encoding Crp/Fnr family transcriptional regulator, coding for MVKEELAKEFPLFSSFSEKEIEEIAKYLNYEVFPEGEVLFEEGDPGDWIFFIVKGKVGLFRSDPFGNDVKVAAIDAGTPLGELSFFSDHYHSSKAVALKETHALVLDKEGYEKLKQEDPALAVKLLEMITRVIAERLKEMNKKFVDTVCFIWGGPKG
- the selA gene encoding L-seryl-tRNA(Sec) selenium transferase codes for the protein MKELLKRIPKVDYFLNDKDLLFLLGDKPRYLLLKAIRDVLDEVRQDILSGKKVEPEPDFLKEKIKQKLKGFLRPKLHRVINATGVVLHTNLGRAVISEEVAEYLKELITGYSNLEYDLQKGRRGLRYRNLEWILKELTGAEDVCVVNNNAGAVLLVLSALSKGKEVVVSRGELIEIGGSFRIPEVMEQSGAILKEVGTTNKTHLRDYENAISENTGLLLKVHTSNYKIMGFTASVSTEELVRLGKKYGIPVYEDLGSGSFIDVRKIGLSYEPTVQDVLKAGVDVVSFSGDKLLGGAQAGIILGKKQYLERIKKHPLNRALRIDKMTLAVLENTLVYYLDEKLAFEKVPTWRLLSQTQEEIKRKAEKLIQLLKEKNFPARISLVQDTSEVGGGALPTQQLPTWCVAVHLSPERLDEVLRGQEIPVIGRIKNNLYLLDMRTVMPSEISALSEILLKAANSVKMV